The region GCGCACGGCCGGCGCCGGGCTCATCGGCCGCGCCGTCCAGGCGGTCACCGGACGGATCCCGTGCAGCGCGTTCACGAGCCACACCTCACGGCCGTCGAGCTCGGCCACGGTCCGTTCGCGGTGGGCGACACGGATCCCGGACCGGTGGGCCCGCTCCTGGATGAGGCCGGCCGTCACTCCGGCCAGGACGGGCAGCTGCGGCGAGGGCAGGCACAGGGTGTCGTCCTCCCACCACAGCACGCTGGCCGTGGCCGCCTCGAGGACCACACCGGAGGACGCGATCAGCATCCCTTCCTCCGCGCCCTCCCCGGACGCCCGCCGCCTCACCCGGGCCAGGGTGTCCAGGTCGGGCCCCTTGCGGCGCGGGACGGTCCGCGGATCGCTCTGCCCCGCCGCCCAGACCCGTACGCCCGTGCCGAGCGGCGGCGCGTGCCGCAGCAGCAGCCGCAACTCCATGGAGCCCGAGGCGAGTTCGACCCGGGGGAACCACTCCCCGGTGCGCGGCAGCGCGGCGGTCATGTCCCGCCAGAACGCGACGAGCCGCTCCAGCGGTGGGCCGCCGCAGTCGCCGCAGGCCCGCAGGAAGCGTTCCCGGTGCCGGTCGAAGCCGCGCATCCGGCCCTCGCGCAGCAGCCACGAGTCCGCGACGAGCAGCCGCCCGCCCGGCAACCTGCCGGGGGCCGGACCTGAGGTCAGCCCACGGCCGGGCGACCACGCCAACAGCTCCTCCGCGATGGCCGGTTGTGTCACTGCGTACCCCTCTCGGTCTCAGTACTTGCGGCCCGCGACAGCGGGCGAACCGTTCCGTGGCCCGTACGGTGCGTGCTCCAGCCAGGAACCGCACCACGGCAGCACGGGCGCGAGCGCCGCCGCCGCCCGTTGCTTGACGCGGACGATCCGGCGGTGCGGTCGCAGATGGTCCAGCGCGCTGCCGGCGGCCGCGCTGTTGAACAGGGCCGCGGCCCGCCGGACCTCGGCGAACCCGGCGACCGCGGCGGCCGTCCCGTCGGCGATCGCCCGCGCGGCGGCCGCCGCGTCCGCGATCCCGCTGTTCATCCCGCGCGCGCCGAACGGCGGGAACAGATGGGCGGCCTCGCCGACGAGCAGCACCCGCCGGTGCGGGTCGCTGAACGAGGCGGCGACCTTGCGCAGAAAACGGTACGTCGACACCCACAGGATCCGCTCGGCGTACCCGTCGCCCACCACCGCCGGCAGCCATTCCCGTACGGCCTCCTCGGTCCCGTACGCCTCCTGCGTGTCGTCGTCCCGGCACTGCAGGTCGACCTGGAAGCCCCCGGTGAACGGCACCCGCATCACACTGCGGCCGCCCACCCCCGGATGCTCGTAGTGGAAGACCCGCTCCAACGGCAGCTCGGCGCCCGGCAGATCGGCGACGTCCACGACGACATGGAAGCCGTCCGCGCGTGTCCCCTCCATCGGGATGCCCAGCTCGCCCCGGACCGCCGAGCGCGCCCCGTCGGCGGCGAC is a window of Streptomyces sp. NBC_00271 DNA encoding:
- a CDS encoding aminotransferase class IV, yielding MTQPAIAEELLAWSPGRGLTSGPAPGRLPGGRLLVADSWLLREGRMRGFDRHRERFLRACGDCGGPPLERLVAFWRDMTAALPRTGEWFPRVELASGSMELRLLLRHAPPLGTGVRVWAAGQSDPRTVPRRKGPDLDTLARVRRRASGEGAEEGMLIASSGVVLEAATASVLWWEDDTLCLPSPQLPVLAGVTAGLIQERAHRSGIRVAHRERTVAELDGREVWLVNALHGIRPVTAWTARPMSPAPAVRAPEWRQWLDDVMEPLPAD
- a CDS encoding FAD-dependent monooxygenase, producing MSGAPGRPVLVVGAGPVGLSAALALRAHGLPVVLLEADPEERERPGSRALFVHRETLRLLDGMHPGLAAEITAYGRTWHTRRTLYRGREVYARTFPPPSTPGLPPFTSLRQVDTERFLRTACEAAGVEFAWGARVTGVRVAPTEVVLTGEDGRVWTGTHAVAADGARSAVRGELGIPMEGTRADGFHVVVDVADLPGAELPLERVFHYEHPGVGGRSVMRVPFTGGFQVDLQCRDDDTQEAYGTEEAVREWLPAVVGDGYAERILWVSTYRFLRKVAASFSDPHRRVLLVGEAAHLFPPFGARGMNSGIADAAAAARAIADGTAAAVAGFAEVRRAAALFNSAAAGSALDHLRPHRRIVRVKQRAAAALAPVLPWCGSWLEHAPYGPRNGSPAVAGRKY